Proteins encoded within one genomic window of Candidatus Thiodiazotropha endoloripes:
- a CDS encoding CpsD/CapB family tyrosine-protein kinase gives MEKIKQALDRARDSRISKTSLDKDRAVMSKDPESDFTSNITYTKTKSVKLSKHNLREKRVIIGDINDSVSDQYKVLRTHVLQKLKANQWNSLAITSPTEGCGKTLTSINLAISLAREVNHSVLLVDLDLRRPSIQNYFFNDEQPGISEYLNGNMELSEVLFNPGLDRLVILPGNKPFSNSSEMLSSPKMVQLVEDLKSRYPNRMVIFDMPPLLSCDDVIAFSPYIDSVMLVLEEGVTRKDEVKRAMDLLGDTNILGTVLNKSKASGLSYGSY, from the coding sequence AAGACGAGCCTTGATAAAGATCGTGCTGTAATGAGTAAAGATCCAGAATCAGATTTTACATCCAACATTACCTATACCAAAACAAAATCTGTTAAGTTATCTAAGCATAACTTAAGAGAAAAGCGAGTTATTATTGGAGATATAAACGACTCTGTATCAGATCAATACAAAGTCCTACGGACTCATGTTCTTCAGAAGCTTAAGGCTAATCAATGGAATTCGCTCGCTATCACTAGCCCAACTGAGGGGTGTGGTAAAACGCTTACATCAATAAATCTCGCCATCAGTCTTGCTAGAGAAGTCAACCATTCGGTATTGCTTGTTGATTTAGATCTTCGTAGGCCTAGTATTCAAAATTACTTTTTTAATGATGAACAACCAGGAATTAGTGAATATCTGAATGGAAATATGGAGCTAAGCGAGGTTCTTTTTAATCCTGGTTTGGATAGATTGGTTATCCTGCCTGGTAATAAGCCTTTTTCAAACTCCTCGGAGATGTTGTCATCTCCAAAAATGGTGCAATTAGTAGAAGATTTAAAAAGTCGATATCCAAACAGGATGGTTATATTTGATATGCCACCTTTACTATCTTGTGATGATGTGATTGCTTTTTCGCCATACATTGATAGTGTAATGTTGGTTCTTGAAGAAGGTGTAACACGCAAAGATGAAGTAAAAAGAGCAATGGATTTGTTAGGGGATACTAACATACTTGGGACTGTGCTTAACAAATCAAAAGCTAGTGGATTAAGTTATGGAAGCTATTAA